From Parasphaerochaeta coccoides DSM 17374, a single genomic window includes:
- a CDS encoding thioesterase family protein produces MTLGIGALEIGASRTLVVRVDGTNMATIYDDRLLEVFATPQMIAFMELSASSLLEDYMEEGQASVGAGVDIRHTSATPEGMDVTITATVTGIDRRRVDFAVEARDACGQVGSGVHTRFIVDREAFMKKTMEKTKEKTQDLMMEQKV; encoded by the coding sequence ATGACATTGGGAATTGGCGCACTGGAAATAGGCGCAAGCAGGACGCTTGTCGTCCGGGTTGACGGGACGAACATGGCGACCATCTATGATGACAGACTGCTGGAAGTATTCGCTACTCCCCAGATGATAGCTTTCATGGAGTTGAGCGCGTCTTCTCTGTTGGAAGATTACATGGAGGAAGGACAGGCGTCCGTAGGCGCGGGAGTGGACATCAGACATACATCGGCCACTCCTGAAGGAATGGATGTCACCATAACGGCTACGGTCACCGGCATCGACCGTCGCCGCGTGGATTTTGCCGTCGAAGCTCGTGATGCTTGCGGTCAGGTCGGTTCAGGAGTTCACACACGTTTCATTGTAGACAGGGAGGCTTTCATGAAGAAGACTATGGAAAAGACCAAGGAGAAGACTCAAGACCTGATGATGGAGCAAAAAGTATAA
- a CDS encoding AMP-binding protein, whose product MLEKFLDKTRFSSTGDFAGNFHIHVPDNFNFAYDVVDEWARTNPNKNALYWTNDRGKERIFTFQDIKDYSDRTAAYLQSLGVGKGDMVMLMLKRRYEFWFAILALHKIGAVAIPATHLLSVHDIVYRANAASIKAIICTEDDELRRTIDIALQESPTVKVKITLHDAPESWLDFHKGIENAGSFIRPAQVNANEDIFLLYFTSGTTGEPKMVIHDFTYPLGHIVTASYWHNIHEDSLHLTVADTGWAKAVWGKLYGQWIAGACVFVYDHERFNPGIFLHLAEKYRITSFCAPPTVYRYLIRENLGRYDLSSLKYCTTAGEALNPSVYEAFLKATGIRIMEAYGQTETTVTVVTFPWMNPKPGSMGVPNPAYDIRLVDEKGNPVGTGQQGEIVIHTQRGKPLGLFMGYYRDSVLTQSVYHENVYHTGDVATMDEDGYLWFVGRLDDVIKSSGYRIGPFEVESAVMTHPAVVECAVTGVPDDKRGQVIKATVVVSSKHSGLRGLALAHDIKAHVKKIAASYKCPRIIEFVEHLPKTISGKIRRREIRDTPKKE is encoded by the coding sequence ATGCTTGAAAAATTCCTGGACAAGACACGTTTCAGTTCCACCGGAGATTTCGCGGGGAACTTTCATATACATGTGCCGGACAACTTCAACTTCGCTTATGATGTCGTCGATGAGTGGGCAAGAACAAACCCCAATAAAAATGCCCTCTACTGGACGAATGACAGGGGAAAAGAACGTATATTTACCTTTCAGGACATCAAGGACTACAGTGACCGAACCGCCGCCTACCTCCAAAGCCTGGGCGTTGGCAAGGGTGACATGGTGATGCTGATGCTCAAACGCCGTTATGAGTTCTGGTTCGCCATCCTCGCCCTGCACAAGATTGGCGCGGTCGCCATCCCCGCCACGCATCTGCTGTCAGTCCACGACATAGTATACCGCGCCAATGCCGCCAGCATAAAGGCAATCATCTGCACGGAAGATGATGAGCTTCGCCGCACGATTGACATTGCCTTGCAGGAGTCTCCCACCGTGAAAGTGAAAATCACGCTCCATGATGCGCCAGAAAGCTGGCTCGACTTCCACAAAGGCATTGAAAACGCGGGTTCCTTCATCCGTCCTGCCCAGGTGAATGCCAACGAGGACATATTCCTGCTCTACTTCACCAGCGGCACGACTGGCGAACCCAAGATGGTCATTCATGACTTCACGTATCCTCTGGGACACATCGTCACCGCTTCATACTGGCACAACATCCATGAGGACAGTCTTCACCTGACGGTAGCGGACACCGGATGGGCCAAGGCTGTGTGGGGAAAGCTCTACGGTCAGTGGATTGCGGGAGCCTGTGTCTTCGTCTATGACCATGAACGCTTCAACCCCGGCATCTTTCTTCACCTTGCGGAAAAATATCGCATCACTTCTTTCTGCGCTCCTCCTACCGTCTATCGCTACCTGATACGTGAAAATTTGGGGCGGTACGACCTTTCCTCCCTAAAATACTGCACGACAGCCGGAGAAGCGCTCAATCCATCAGTGTATGAAGCCTTCCTCAAGGCGACGGGCATCAGAATCATGGAAGCCTATGGTCAGACTGAGACTACCGTCACCGTCGTGACTTTTCCGTGGATGAACCCGAAACCTGGTTCAATGGGCGTGCCTAACCCGGCCTATGACATCCGCCTTGTCGATGAAAAGGGAAATCCCGTGGGAACCGGACAGCAGGGTGAAATAGTCATACACACACAGAGAGGAAAACCTTTGGGGTTGTTCATGGGGTACTATCGTGATTCCGTCCTGACCCAATCAGTCTACCATGAGAACGTATACCACACGGGAGACGTGGCCACGATGGATGAAGACGGTTATCTGTGGTTCGTCGGACGGCTCGATGATGTGATAAAGAGTTCCGGCTACAGGATTGGCCCGTTTGAAGTGGAGAGTGCCGTAATGACGCATCCTGCCGTGGTGGAATGCGCGGTGACAGGCGTCCCTGATGACAAACGGGGACAGGTCATCAAGGCAACCGTCGTGGTATCATCAAAACATTCCGGGTTACGCGGGCTTGCCCTTGCGCATGACATCAAGGCTCATGTGAAGAAGATAGCGGCATCGTACAAATGTCCCCGGATCATTGAGTTCGTCGAGCATCTCCCCAAGACTATCAGCGGGAAAATCAGACGGAGAGAAATCAGGGACACCCCAAAGAAGGAATGA
- a CDS encoding ABC transporter ATP-binding protein: MAMFSVEDLSVHYGYVTALKNVSLTAERGQIVSIIGSNGAGKTSLLRTISGLVKPVHGRITFMDKALPHQAHKIVGLGIVHVPEGRGTFSGLTIQDNLLVGGYRFRGGQLHQDLVEQYELFPLLKHRKTQFAGTLSGGEQQMLAISRGLMSKPKILLLDEPSLGLAPLVVNQVYDVIRRIRDSDITIILVEQNARKALSICDKAYVLENGEIRATGTGGELLSSDLVKKAYLGQ; this comes from the coding sequence ATGGCAATGTTCAGCGTAGAAGACCTGTCAGTACATTACGGGTATGTCACGGCACTCAAGAATGTGTCCCTGACTGCTGAACGTGGGCAGATAGTCAGCATCATTGGTTCCAATGGCGCCGGAAAGACATCACTGCTTCGTACAATATCCGGTCTGGTGAAGCCTGTCCACGGGAGAATCACATTCATGGACAAGGCGTTGCCTCATCAGGCCCACAAAATTGTCGGCCTTGGTATTGTTCATGTCCCTGAGGGGAGAGGAACCTTCTCCGGGCTGACTATCCAGGATAACCTGCTGGTCGGAGGATATCGGTTCCGCGGCGGTCAGCTTCATCAGGATTTGGTTGAGCAATATGAACTTTTTCCACTCCTGAAACACAGGAAGACACAATTCGCGGGTACTCTGTCCGGTGGAGAACAGCAAATGCTTGCGATTAGCCGTGGATTAATGAGCAAACCGAAGATTTTGCTTCTTGATGAGCCAAGTCTTGGGCTTGCGCCACTTGTCGTCAACCAAGTATATGATGTAATCCGGAGAATCCGTGATTCCGACATCACGATAATCCTGGTGGAACAGAATGCGCGTAAGGCACTTTCCATCTGCGACAAAGCCTATGTGCTGGAGAACGGCGAGATACGTGCCACCGGTACGGGCGGCGAGCTTCTGTCCTCTGATTTGGTGAAGAAGGCGTACCTGGGACAGTGA
- the tpx gene encoding thiol peroxidase, producing the protein MKVVFKGQPITLKGTHLKVGDKAPSFTAVANNLDTFESRSVTGKKLFVSVPSIDTSVCDMEVRRFNQEAASLKDTTVITISMDLPFAQARWCGAAGIDKVMTVSDYRDREFAEKYGVELSGYGLLARAIFAVDENDIVTYVEYVADVSTHPDYEKALAAVR; encoded by the coding sequence ATGAAAGTAGTTTTCAAAGGCCAGCCCATTACGTTGAAAGGTACGCACCTCAAGGTCGGTGACAAGGCTCCGTCCTTCACCGCGGTAGCGAACAATCTTGATACGTTTGAATCCAGGAGTGTCACGGGCAAGAAGCTGTTTGTGTCCGTCCCTTCAATTGATACGAGCGTCTGCGACATGGAAGTGCGCCGCTTCAACCAGGAAGCCGCCTCCCTCAAGGACACTACTGTCATCACTATCTCCATGGACTTGCCTTTCGCCCAGGCTCGCTGGTGCGGCGCGGCGGGCATTGACAAGGTGATGACTGTCAGTGATTACCGTGACCGTGAGTTTGCCGAAAAATATGGCGTGGAGCTTTCTGGCTACGGGTTACTTGCCCGCGCAATCTTTGCGGTGGATGAAAACGACATAGTCACCTATGTGGAATACGTGGCTGATGTCAGCACCCATCCTGATTACGAGAAGGCGCTGGCAGCTGTCAGGTAG
- a CDS encoding LacI family DNA-binding transcriptional regulator gives MGKKKAAVTLHDVANKTGVSVSTVSRVLAGKEYISPRTRQKVMATVAEMNYSPNAMARGLKSGQSNMIALVIPSIHNLMFPVLTRGVEDTARKNGYMVILCNTDEDTDAEKGYITKLRNSWVDGMIFATMLPDSHYIRELRQSGFPVVLTSRAYDKTIDAVVIDNVSASYDATCYLIGKGYRRIAFAMGPDFQLYEDRFQGYCNALKENGIPFDERLVMHETDGVNSFAGLIRKMIEEQGKPDAVFASTDNRAIVIMRTLYDMGFRIPDDIAVMGFDNVDFSSLVEPPLSTVSQPLYDIGATATRRLIHQIRAVRNTGVLDPPVVEQLETHLLIRQST, from the coding sequence ATGGGAAAAAAGAAAGCAGCGGTCACTTTGCATGATGTAGCAAACAAGACAGGGGTCTCGGTCAGCACTGTCTCCCGTGTCTTGGCGGGCAAAGAATATATTTCTCCCCGGACTCGTCAGAAAGTCATGGCGACCGTGGCGGAGATGAATTATTCTCCCAACGCCATGGCACGCGGCCTGAAGTCAGGTCAGAGTAATATGATAGCGTTGGTGATTCCCAGCATCCACAACCTGATGTTTCCCGTCTTGACCCGTGGGGTGGAAGATACTGCCCGCAAGAATGGTTACATGGTCATACTCTGTAATACTGATGAAGATACAGATGCCGAGAAAGGATATATCACGAAGTTGCGTAATTCCTGGGTCGATGGCATGATTTTTGCGACCATGCTTCCTGACTCCCACTATATTCGGGAATTGAGGCAGTCGGGATTTCCTGTAGTCCTGACATCCCGTGCATATGACAAGACGATAGATGCCGTTGTCATCGACAACGTATCGGCCTCATATGATGCGACATGCTATCTGATTGGCAAGGGATATCGACGCATAGCTTTTGCCATGGGCCCTGATTTCCAGTTGTATGAGGACAGGTTCCAGGGCTATTGCAATGCTCTCAAGGAAAACGGCATTCCCTTTGATGAGCGCTTGGTCATGCATGAGACAGATGGGGTGAACTCCTTTGCTGGTCTCATCAGAAAAATGATAGAGGAGCAGGGAAAACCTGATGCGGTCTTTGCCAGCACGGATAACCGGGCAATTGTCATTATGCGCACGCTCTATGATATGGGTTTCCGTATCCCGGATGATATTGCGGTGATGGGATTTGACAACGTTGATTTCAGTTCACTCGTTGAGCCACCCTTGTCTACGGTATCACAACCGCTTTATGACATTGGCGCGACTGCGACAAGACGCTTGATTCACCAGATACGGGCGGTTCGGAACACTGGGGTTCTTGATCCTCCTGTGGTCGAGCAACTGGAAACACATCTGCTTATCAGGCAATCGACATGA
- a CDS encoding NADH:flavin oxidoreductase has protein sequence MPGHERFCFPLYEDLEKRIEELGVDITLQEDLSVLASPVVAGKKRASNSIAILPMEGCDSEPDGSPSELVTRRYTRFAKGGAGLIWWEANAVVPEGRANPLQMMLTKDNLSAFAHLLSVVNNAASEANGKNHRPLHILQLTHSGRYSRPIGHKAAPLVPQHDPLLDSRVGIDSHDDSVIVTDEYIDSLVPHYIQSALMAREAGFDGVDIKACHRYLISELLASHTRAGKYGGSFENRTRLLLDIIRGVKEAAGDDFIIASRFNIFDAHPYPYGFGEDAQDFWKFNPDEPVRLVKEMCAAGVGLLSNSAGNPYYIYPQVTRPFDISSQGIPVPNEHPLESIARLFRFSRLVQEAAGSVPVVGNGYTWLRHYLPYAGAANIAAKSCSFIGLGRMAIAYPDAPRDIIMKGKMESGKCCITCSKCTQIMRDHGRTGCVIKDSAVYAPLYKEARQDAESRAAGT, from the coding sequence ATGCCAGGACATGAACGGTTTTGTTTTCCATTGTATGAGGACCTGGAAAAGAGAATTGAGGAACTGGGTGTGGACATAACCTTGCAGGAGGATTTGTCTGTGCTGGCGTCCCCTGTTGTTGCAGGGAAGAAACGGGCTTCCAATTCCATAGCCATTTTGCCGATGGAAGGTTGTGATTCTGAACCTGACGGTAGTCCCAGCGAGCTAGTCACCCGCCGTTATACACGTTTTGCCAAGGGGGGAGCGGGGCTGATCTGGTGGGAAGCGAATGCTGTGGTTCCTGAAGGGCGGGCGAATCCTTTGCAGATGATGCTGACAAAGGACAATCTTTCTGCTTTTGCCCACCTTCTTTCCGTGGTCAACAACGCTGCGTCCGAGGCGAACGGAAAGAATCATCGGCCTCTCCATATCTTGCAGCTGACTCATTCCGGACGTTATTCCCGTCCAATCGGACATAAGGCAGCTCCTCTCGTGCCGCAGCATGATCCATTGCTTGATTCCCGTGTCGGCATTGACAGCCATGATGATTCGGTCATAGTCACGGATGAATATATTGATTCCCTTGTCCCGCATTATATTCAGTCAGCGCTCATGGCTCGTGAAGCAGGGTTCGATGGGGTGGATATCAAGGCATGTCACAGGTATCTCATCAGCGAACTGCTTGCCAGCCATACGCGGGCAGGAAAATACGGTGGATCCTTTGAAAATCGTACCAGGCTGCTTCTTGATATCATCAGGGGAGTGAAGGAAGCGGCAGGAGATGATTTTATCATTGCGTCCCGCTTCAACATCTTTGACGCCCACCCGTATCCCTATGGTTTTGGCGAGGATGCCCAGGATTTCTGGAAGTTCAATCCTGATGAACCTGTGCGCCTTGTCAAGGAAATGTGCGCGGCGGGAGTCGGACTCCTTTCCAATTCCGCTGGGAACCCTTACTACATTTACCCTCAAGTGACCCGGCCTTTCGATATCTCCAGTCAGGGAATCCCGGTTCCCAATGAACATCCACTGGAAAGCATTGCCCGGCTTTTCCGTTTCTCCCGTCTTGTCCAGGAAGCGGCAGGTTCCGTACCTGTCGTGGGCAACGGTTATACATGGCTCAGGCACTACCTGCCATACGCCGGGGCAGCGAACATTGCCGCGAAATCTTGTTCTTTCATTGGTCTGGGGAGGATGGCGATTGCTTATCCTGACGCGCCGAGGGATATCATCATGAAAGGTAAGATGGAGTCTGGAAAATGTTGCATCACGTGTTCCAAGTGTACCCAGATCATGAGAGACCATGGACGGACAGGATGTGTCATCAAGGACAGTGCGGTCTATGCGCCATTGTACAAGGAAGCACGTCAGGATGCTGAATCCCGTGCGGCTGGAACGTGA
- a CDS encoding FAD-dependent oxidoreductase, with the protein MKNETVSINEHEVSLYSCNTIVVGSGAAGFNAASRLFDYGVKDCAIVTEKQTGGTSRNTGSDKQTYYKVSLSGNDADSVYSMAETLFSGGSMDGDIALCEAASSSESFMRLVQLGVPFPRNRYGEFIGYKTDHDPYRRATSVGPYTSRMMTERLEAEVMSKGIPIFDGHQVIRVLTHDNEVRGLLCLVQSGNEEPQYVVFNCRNVVYATGGPAAMYAESVFPGVQFGASGLAFEAGVKGKNLTEWQYGLASVRPRWNVSGTYMQAMPRFISTDSAGKDEKEFLLDFFPSREEMLSRVFLKGYQWPFDARKVSGQSSQSSIVDILVYLEKQKGRRVFLDYRSNPGSGAIDFSVLEPEARDYMEKAGACFGTPFERLSHMNRPAVDFYRTHGIDLALSPLEISLCAQHNNGGLATDLWWQTNIAGFFAVGEVAGTHGVYRPGGAALNAGQAGSQRAALFISAHRTETPREAAEVVSACTGAISEMIELGRKAVKKTEPETARTILHSQALEMSAAAGPFRTKSKLEVFRTLIEKKLAAFPHEVHVTHPSYLAWVFRLRDVLISQFTYVSAMIDYVDTGGKSRGSALYADSAGEIPYPGLSEGFRFIIDDGFRQGDVQEISYGLPSCSIHWRTVRPIPHDDSFFENVWRMYRENQNIW; encoded by the coding sequence ATGAAAAACGAGACAGTATCCATTAATGAGCATGAGGTTTCCCTATATTCCTGCAATACAATCGTAGTCGGGAGCGGAGCGGCTGGCTTTAACGCTGCTTCCCGGCTTTTTGACTATGGGGTGAAAGACTGTGCCATTGTTACCGAGAAACAGACGGGTGGTACGTCCCGGAATACCGGATCTGATAAACAGACATATTATAAGGTAAGTCTGTCGGGCAATGATGCTGATAGCGTCTATTCCATGGCTGAGACTTTGTTTTCAGGGGGAAGCATGGACGGAGACATAGCTTTGTGTGAAGCTGCATCGTCCTCTGAAAGTTTCATGCGTCTCGTGCAGCTTGGAGTGCCGTTTCCCCGCAATCGATATGGTGAGTTCATTGGATACAAGACTGACCATGATCCGTACCGTCGGGCGACCAGTGTGGGGCCGTATACTTCCAGGATGATGACCGAAAGACTTGAAGCCGAGGTCATGAGCAAGGGCATTCCGATTTTTGACGGCCATCAGGTGATTCGTGTCCTGACTCATGACAATGAGGTTCGCGGGCTTCTTTGTCTTGTCCAGTCCGGAAATGAAGAACCACAGTATGTTGTTTTTAATTGTCGCAATGTGGTGTATGCCACTGGAGGCCCTGCGGCCATGTACGCTGAGAGCGTATTCCCCGGCGTGCAGTTTGGTGCCAGCGGACTGGCTTTTGAAGCTGGAGTGAAGGGGAAGAATCTGACTGAATGGCAATATGGTCTGGCTTCGGTGCGTCCGCGCTGGAATGTCTCCGGGACATACATGCAGGCCATGCCCCGTTTCATCTCTACTGACTCCGCCGGAAAAGATGAAAAGGAATTTCTTTTGGATTTCTTTCCTTCCAGGGAAGAAATGCTTTCCAGGGTATTTCTCAAAGGATACCAGTGGCCGTTTGACGCGCGCAAGGTTTCCGGTCAATCCAGTCAATCATCCATCGTAGACATCCTGGTCTATCTGGAAAAGCAGAAAGGGCGCAGGGTTTTCCTTGATTACCGGAGCAATCCGGGTAGTGGAGCTATAGATTTTTCAGTTTTGGAGCCGGAAGCACGTGATTATATGGAAAAAGCGGGGGCTTGTTTCGGCACTCCCTTTGAGCGGCTTTCTCATATGAACCGGCCGGCAGTGGACTTCTACCGGACTCATGGCATAGATTTGGCACTATCTCCGCTGGAGATTTCTCTTTGCGCCCAGCATAACAACGGGGGACTGGCGACCGACCTGTGGTGGCAGACGAACATTGCTGGTTTTTTCGCTGTTGGAGAAGTCGCGGGTACTCATGGTGTCTATCGTCCGGGAGGAGCGGCGTTGAATGCTGGTCAGGCAGGCTCCCAACGTGCCGCCCTTTTCATATCCGCTCATCGCACTGAAACACCGCGTGAAGCGGCAGAGGTGGTTTCTGCGTGTACTGGCGCTATTTCTGAGATGATAGAGCTTGGCAGGAAGGCTGTGAAAAAAACTGAACCGGAGACCGCGCGTACTATTCTCCACAGCCAAGCGTTGGAAATGAGTGCCGCCGCGGGGCCATTCCGAACCAAGTCAAAACTTGAGGTTTTCAGGACGCTGATAGAGAAGAAGCTTGCCGCGTTTCCTCATGAAGTTCATGTCACGCATCCTTCGTATCTTGCCTGGGTCTTCCGGTTGAGGGATGTCCTGATTAGTCAGTTCACGTATGTATCTGCCATGATCGATTATGTAGATACAGGCGGAAAGAGCAGGGGAAGCGCTCTGTATGCTGATTCCGCCGGAGAGATTCCCTATCCAGGATTATCCGAAGGATTCCGGTTCATCATTGATGATGGTTTTCGTCAGGGGGATGTACAGGAAATAAGCTACGGGTTGCCCTCATGTTCCATCCACTGGCGTACGGTTCGTCCGATTCCTCATGATGATTCTTTCTTTGAGAATGTGTGGCGCATGTACCGTGAAAATCAGAATATCTGGTAG
- a CDS encoding MFS transporter produces MENRTAPLPPPAVTPSVTPSATPSITPDPIWTRNFLLVTLVNLFIFLAHQILLPTTPLYARTLGASDTTIGLMAGLLTVAAVLFRYIAGTAADRFGRSVVLWIGLASLSVVTVLYGILPGLAAFFLLRIAHGIGWGVVSTATATVATDFIPSSRFGLGMNYFSLSTSLAIAFAPVVGIFLFTRSGSGALFAAAFVMMVAATVFAFPIRHISLGVRPGRQATEVRYSPWKTIRPSLTMAIICIGYGAVISFLPLFAQEKGIENIGSYFTVYALSMVFLRPWFGRLADRHGYGRILYPGIILLGGGLLILAFSTSYGAFMVSALLYGIGFSATQATLQTLSAIHVPVARLGVANAIFFMLFDGGLGIGSIIAGFLAAWTDYRTMFLIMAFMLVAAVIFHAVSDRFSADFSAARKR; encoded by the coding sequence GTGGAAAACAGAACTGCCCCTTTGCCGCCCCCCGCAGTGACTCCTTCAGTGACTCCCTCCGCAACACCCTCAATAACGCCAGATCCGATATGGACACGGAACTTTCTGCTGGTCACGTTGGTCAATCTTTTCATCTTCCTTGCCCACCAAATATTGCTCCCGACAACCCCTCTGTATGCCCGGACGCTGGGGGCTTCAGATACCACAATCGGCTTGATGGCGGGGCTGCTCACCGTCGCCGCCGTCCTGTTCCGTTACATAGCTGGTACGGCAGCCGACAGGTTCGGTCGCAGCGTGGTTCTTTGGATTGGACTTGCCTCATTGTCCGTCGTGACTGTCTTGTACGGCATCCTGCCCGGCCTCGCTGCTTTTTTTCTGCTCAGGATAGCCCATGGAATTGGATGGGGCGTTGTGAGTACCGCCACAGCAACTGTCGCCACTGACTTCATCCCTTCATCACGCTTCGGCTTGGGAATGAACTATTTCAGCCTGTCCACCAGCCTGGCCATAGCTTTCGCTCCCGTGGTTGGCATTTTCCTTTTCACCCGTTCCGGTTCCGGTGCGCTCTTTGCCGCCGCTTTTGTCATGATGGTCGCGGCAACTGTCTTTGCTTTCCCCATCCGCCATATATCCCTGGGAGTCCGTCCCGGAAGGCAGGCAACGGAAGTCCGGTATTCACCATGGAAAACCATACGTCCGTCCCTCACCATGGCCATCATCTGCATAGGATATGGCGCAGTCATCAGTTTCCTCCCGCTTTTCGCACAGGAAAAAGGCATTGAAAACATAGGTTCCTATTTTACCGTATACGCTCTTTCCATGGTTTTTCTCCGTCCATGGTTCGGACGGCTGGCCGACCGTCATGGGTATGGCAGGATTCTCTATCCCGGTATCATCCTCTTGGGCGGCGGGCTTCTCATCCTTGCGTTCAGTACTAGCTATGGAGCTTTCATGGTCAGCGCTTTGCTTTATGGCATAGGTTTCAGCGCCACTCAGGCTACATTACAGACTTTATCCGCCATACATGTCCCTGTCGCCCGCCTTGGGGTGGCCAATGCTATTTTCTTCATGCTTTTTGACGGAGGTCTGGGCATAGGGTCAATCATCGCGGGCTTCTTGGCCGCATGGACAGATTACAGGACAATGTTCCTCATCATGGCCTTCATGCTTGTCGCGGCGGTCATCTTCCATGCCGTCAGTGACAGGTTTTCCGCGGACTTTTCCGCAGCACGGAAAAGATAA
- a CDS encoding 3-ketoacyl-ACP reductase, producing MKKTAIVTGGSKGIGYAISTQLGLDGYNVVIFARQSQEANQAALNELTALSIDWEYVQGDLGDSDARQRLVTAAVGRFGAIHVLVNNAGVAPLTRNDLLDMTEESFDRVVGINTKGTMFLTQLVARQMISQEIPDGVGKRGTIVNVSSCSSVVSSINRGEYCISKAGMSMLTTLYADRLAREGILVHEVRPGVIETDMTRTVKEKYDDLFSSGLFPIARWGRPEDVAHAVSALVSDKFLYSTGNYIDIDGGFHIQRL from the coding sequence ATGAAGAAGACAGCAATTGTGACGGGCGGCAGCAAGGGCATAGGATATGCAATAAGCACCCAGTTGGGACTGGATGGTTACAATGTCGTAATCTTTGCACGCCAGTCTCAGGAGGCTAACCAGGCTGCGCTCAATGAACTGACCGCGCTTTCCATAGACTGGGAGTACGTCCAGGGAGATTTGGGTGACAGCGATGCCCGCCAAAGGCTTGTCACGGCAGCTGTCGGCCGCTTTGGCGCCATCCATGTCTTGGTTAACAATGCGGGAGTCGCGCCTCTGACACGCAATGATCTGCTCGACATGACCGAGGAAAGTTTTGACAGGGTAGTTGGTATCAATACAAAGGGTACGATGTTCCTGACACAGCTTGTCGCCCGCCAGATGATTTCCCAAGAGATTCCCGATGGCGTGGGGAAAAGAGGGACCATCGTGAATGTTTCTTCCTGTTCTTCCGTAGTTTCTTCAATAAACCGGGGTGAATACTGTATCTCGAAAGCAGGCATGTCGATGCTTACGACATTGTATGCCGACAGGCTGGCACGGGAAGGGATTCTGGTGCATGAGGTGCGTCCGGGAGTCATTGAAACGGACATGACCCGGACGGTCAAGGAAAAGTATGACGACTTGTTCTCTTCCGGATTATTTCCCATAGCACGCTGGGGGCGTCCAGAGGATGTCGCTCATGCCGTATCTGCCCTTGTCAGTGATAAATTCCTGTACTCGACGGGCAATTACATTGATATCGATGGAGGTTTCCATATACAGCGCCTATAA
- a CDS encoding cupin domain-containing protein — MKKHNVFDIDGMEMPAGRRTRVMIGSNGAIDGEYFCQGYVVIYPDGSIPMHEHETVETYTILKGSGRMTVDGEVSEVREGDFVYIDSHKEHELVNTGDEDLHMMFVYAPKMVVAHWAEEQAGRV, encoded by the coding sequence GTGAAGAAGCATAATGTGTTTGATATCGATGGTATGGAAATGCCCGCGGGACGCAGGACTCGTGTCATGATTGGCTCAAACGGGGCAATTGACGGGGAGTATTTCTGCCAGGGTTACGTAGTCATCTATCCTGATGGTTCCATTCCCATGCACGAACATGAGACTGTCGAAACATATACTATCCTCAAGGGATCAGGACGGATGACTGTCGATGGTGAAGTGTCGGAAGTGCGGGAAGGGGATTTCGTGTATATCGACAGCCACAAGGAGCATGAGTTGGTGAACACGGGAGATGAAGACTTGCATATGATGTTCGTCTATGCTCCCAAGATGGTTGTCGCGCATTGGGCGGAGGAACAGGCGGGCAGAGTCTGA